One part of the Desulfonema ishimotonii genome encodes these proteins:
- the prs gene encoding ribose-phosphate diphosphokinase, translating into MIFLYHCPQMKELAERIARIRPDVLPGRIDWSSFRDGYPNLKILDAGAARNRDIVFLASFDRPSEIFKQISVIYEIPRLVVRSFKILLPYYPTGTMERVEQEGEIATAFTLARMLSIIPHSASGPSQIVIYDIHALQERFYFSDAVIPRLESAIPLIRARLRHLENIAIAFPDEGALKRFSRMFPEYPLVICHKIREGNQRIVSIREGNPSGRHVVIIDDLVMTGGTLLETRKVLEENGAAKVSAYVTHGVFPDESWKKFSDAGFFRFWITDSCPRTAEAVRGKSPFEVLSLDQAIADILV; encoded by the coding sequence ATGATCTTTCTCTACCACTGTCCGCAAATGAAGGAACTGGCCGAACGCATTGCCCGGATCAGGCCGGACGTGTTGCCGGGGCGGATCGACTGGTCGAGCTTCCGGGATGGCTATCCCAACCTGAAAATCCTGGACGCCGGGGCCGCCAGAAACCGGGACATCGTCTTTCTCGCCTCTTTTGACAGGCCCAGCGAAATCTTCAAACAGATCTCCGTGATTTACGAAATTCCGCGTCTCGTGGTCCGGTCGTTCAAAATCCTGCTGCCGTATTACCCCACCGGCACGATGGAGCGTGTGGAACAGGAGGGCGAGATCGCAACGGCCTTCACCCTGGCGCGGATGCTTTCCATTATTCCCCATTCCGCATCCGGGCCTTCCCAGATCGTAATCTACGATATCCACGCCCTTCAGGAGCGATTTTATTTTTCCGACGCCGTCATCCCGAGGCTGGAGAGCGCCATTCCGCTGATCCGGGCGCGGCTGCGTCACCTTGAGAATATCGCCATCGCCTTTCCGGACGAGGGCGCACTCAAGCGTTTCAGTCGGATGTTCCCGGAATATCCGCTGGTCATCTGCCACAAAATCCGGGAGGGAAACCAGCGCATCGTCTCCATCCGGGAGGGGAATCCGTCAGGCAGGCATGTGGTGATCATTGACGATCTGGTGATGACCGGCGGCACACTGCTGGAAACCCGGAAAGTGCTGGAGGAAAACGGGGCTGCCAAAGTGAGCGCGTATGTGACCCACGGCGTTTTCCCGGATGAATCCTGGAAAAAATTTTCGGATGCGGGCTTCTTCCGCTTCTGGATCACCGATTCATGCCCCCGGACGGCTGAGGCGGTCCGGGGAAAATCGCCTTTTGAGGTCTTGTCTCTGGATCAGGCCATAGCGGACATTCTCGTATGA
- a CDS encoding sigma 54-interacting transcriptional regulator → MNENRMRHLCEKSSGGSGAQCEKCEQLESSLRMTRKALSMFDGVYRLASQGGDEKTLLQKICQLIVDTGQYRMVWIGYAQNDARKTVLPVGQAGFETGYLAHADITWQDELQGHGPTGTAIRTARTVVNHNSLKNPRFRPWQTEASERGYASTAALPLLIEGQILGALNICSDRQEAFNAEEIGTLESIAGRIAFSIRKVRLEAQHQKILAETEKREALYRSLFMNNHTVMFLIDPDTADIVEANPAACAFYGYSAEAFRRKKITDLNVALTEEEAFLEMEHAAARTCNSFFFKHRLASGEARDVEVYSGPMNLEGRQLLYSIILDMSDRKRAEDGLHRSEERFRIAFQMIPDAFAITTRPAEGHFVEINAGFTRMTGYAWEDVRGKSVFDIGLWGNPADRGRLICALRKGSQVSEFEGSLRLKSGRLIPVLIAAALISLNNTPHILFVAKNIEKLKKAEAALRKNQEQLRKENVRLKSSIKGSYKFGRLIGKSDIMQVVYNKILHAAGSSANVIIYGESGTGKELVARTIHEMSDRAGREFIPVNCGAIPESLFESEFFGHEKGAFTGAIIRKRGFLEVANEGILFLDEVGEIGLNMQVKLLRAIEGGGYSAIGSSRVKKTDIRIIAATNRDLKKWIREGGMREDFYYRLHVIPIYLPPLRDRKDDIPLLMYHFLETMKDKQSTYALTDKVLNDLQAYHWPGNIRELQNVIQRYITLGDIEIADNVPHGFIQPEQGTRPLPADCDLRTAMQFFEKQFIAEALARNSGNRTRTARLLRIDRRTLLRKIQSYALTR, encoded by the coding sequence ATGAATGAAAACCGGATGCGTCATCTGTGTGAAAAAAGTAGTGGCGGATCAGGGGCGCAATGTGAGAAGTGTGAGCAGCTTGAAAGTTCGCTCAGGATGACCCGGAAGGCGCTTTCCATGTTCGACGGGGTTTACCGTCTGGCGTCGCAGGGAGGGGATGAAAAAACGCTGTTGCAGAAAATCTGTCAGCTCATTGTGGACACCGGTCAGTATCGGATGGTATGGATCGGCTATGCGCAGAATGATGCCCGGAAAACCGTTCTGCCCGTGGGCCAGGCCGGATTTGAAACGGGTTATCTCGCCCATGCGGATATTACATGGCAGGATGAGCTTCAGGGACACGGGCCGACAGGCACAGCCATACGAACCGCCCGGACAGTTGTCAATCATAACAGCCTGAAGAACCCCCGGTTCCGTCCCTGGCAAACCGAAGCGTCAGAACGCGGATACGCTTCAACCGCTGCCCTCCCCCTGCTCATTGAAGGTCAGATTCTGGGCGCGCTTAATATCTGTTCCGACAGACAGGAGGCCTTCAATGCCGAGGAGATTGGGACTCTCGAATCCATAGCCGGCCGGATCGCCTTCAGCATCCGGAAAGTACGGCTGGAGGCGCAGCATCAGAAAATCCTGGCGGAAACAGAGAAGCGCGAGGCCCTTTACCGAAGTCTTTTTATGAACAATCACACGGTGATGTTTCTGATCGACCCCGATACAGCAGATATTGTTGAGGCCAATCCTGCCGCCTGTGCCTTTTACGGCTATTCTGCCGAAGCGTTCCGGCGCAAAAAGATCACAGATCTGAATGTCGCGCTGACGGAAGAAGAGGCTTTTCTTGAGATGGAACATGCTGCAGCACGAACGTGCAACAGTTTTTTTTTCAAACACCGGCTTGCCAGCGGAGAGGCCCGGGATGTCGAGGTATACAGCGGCCCGATGAACCTGGAGGGGCGGCAGCTGCTCTATTCGATTATTCTGGACATGAGTGACCGGAAACGCGCAGAAGACGGGCTGCACAGAAGTGAGGAACGGTTTCGTATCGCCTTTCAGATGATTCCCGATGCGTTTGCCATCACGACGCGCCCGGCCGAAGGTCATTTTGTGGAAATCAATGCGGGGTTTACCCGGATGACAGGATACGCCTGGGAGGATGTCCGGGGAAAATCGGTCTTCGATATCGGCTTATGGGGAAACCCGGCAGATCGGGGCCGGCTGATCTGTGCCCTGAGGAAAGGGTCGCAGGTGAGTGAATTTGAAGGCAGTCTTCGGCTCAAAAGCGGGCGGCTGATTCCTGTGCTGATTGCGGCGGCGCTGATTTCTCTCAACAATACGCCTCATATTCTGTTTGTGGCCAAAAATATTGAAAAGCTGAAAAAGGCCGAGGCCGCGCTGCGGAAAAACCAGGAACAGCTCCGCAAAGAGAACGTCCGGCTGAAATCCTCCATAAAAGGCTCCTACAAGTTTGGCAGACTGATCGGCAAGAGCGATATCATGCAGGTCGTTTATAACAAAATTCTGCATGCTGCCGGATCATCGGCCAACGTCATTATCTACGGCGAATCCGGAACCGGCAAAGAGCTGGTCGCCCGGACGATTCACGAGATGAGTGACCGGGCAGGCAGAGAGTTTATCCCGGTCAACTGCGGGGCAATACCTGAGAGCCTGTTTGAAAGCGAATTTTTCGGCCATGAAAAGGGGGCCTTTACCGGGGCCATCATCCGGAAACGGGGATTTCTGGAAGTCGCCAATGAGGGCATTCTGTTTCTGGACGAGGTCGGGGAGATTGGCCTGAACATGCAGGTAAAACTGCTGCGGGCCATTGAGGGTGGGGGATATTCGGCCATCGGCAGCAGCCGGGTAAAGAAGACCGATATCCGGATTATCGCGGCGACCAACCGCGATCTGAAAAAATGGATCCGCGAAGGCGGAATGCGCGAGGATTTCTATTACAGGCTTCACGTTATTCCCATTTATTTACCCCCGCTGAGAGACCGGAAAGACGATATTCCCCTGCTGATGTATCATTTTCTGGAAACCATGAAAGACAAACAATCTACCTATGCCCTGACGGACAAGGTGCTCAACGATTTGCAGGCGTATCACTGGCCTGGAAACATCCGGGAGTTGCAGAATGTCATCCAGCGGTATATCACCCTGGGCGATATTGAGATAGCCGATAACGTCCCCCATGGCTTTATTCAGCCGGAACAGGGTACCAGGCCACTGCCGGCCGATTGCGATCTCCGCACGGCCATGCAGTTTTTTGAAAAACAGTTTATTGCCGAAGCCCTGGCGCGTAACAGCGGGAACCGGACCCGAACCGCCCGCCTGCTCCGAATTGACCGCAGAACGCTTCTGAGAAAGATACAATCCTATGCACTCACCCGGTAG
- a CDS encoding TonB-dependent receptor plug domain-containing protein yields the protein MTIIFRNTVCLSFFGLSVYLGAVSICTAGEDPPRELLMANLTEMSIEVLMNVEILSAAKKLQPVSESAAAVFVITSEDIRRSGALTVPDLLRTVPGLQVARINNSKWAISSRGFGGQQANKLLVLIDGRTVYSPLYSGVYWDAQDVMPEDMERIEIVRGPGAALWGANAVNGVISILTKSAEKTQGGLISGGFGSEGGGFGATRYGGRLAETVWYRLYAKYLNRDSTLSADGEWKNDSWNVLRGGGRMDWQVSDRDHLTLQGDIYDGENGNMQPVASLSPPYDSHSFHETKYSGANLLTRWTRTFSGTSEMALQLYYDRTKRTSTVVNDRYETLDLDFQHRFDLGDRQEIIWGGGYRLIWDDLQNTSGNNTFDPESRTTQLFNGFVQDEITLVENCFSIILGAKAEHNDYSGFEFQPGFRWHWKPATGHALWGAVSRAVRTPSRAENDALFYQTVSPPFSSLNPGPVPVVVSFQGSDAFESEELIAYEMGYRFQAAKSFSADIAVFYNDYGNLRTVEPDGIDFSNYPRHVVANYTGANKMSGESYGVEVALDVRVTDRWRLRGAYSFLRVMLHPDADSGDFISEVTEGFDPRHQFSLRSSLDLPWGLEWDIGGRYVDNLTGYDVQSYVAVDTRLSWSPRPGVEFSVVGQNLNDPVHFELAPSLYNVVATEAVRSVYAKLTWAF from the coding sequence GTGACAATCATATTCAGAAATACGGTCTGCCTCTCTTTTTTCGGGCTGTCCGTTTACCTGGGTGCCGTCAGCATCTGCACTGCCGGTGAAGACCCGCCCCGGGAACTGCTGATGGCCAACCTCACCGAAATGAGCATAGAGGTGCTGATGAACGTCGAGATCCTTTCTGCCGCAAAAAAACTCCAGCCCGTTTCCGAGTCTGCGGCCGCCGTTTTTGTCATCACCAGTGAGGATATCCGGCGATCCGGCGCGCTGACAGTTCCCGACCTTCTGAGAACGGTTCCCGGCCTTCAGGTGGCCCGGATCAACAACAGCAAATGGGCCATTTCATCGCGGGGCTTCGGCGGACAGCAGGCCAATAAGCTGCTGGTGCTGATTGACGGGCGAACGGTCTATTCTCCCCTGTATTCAGGCGTATACTGGGATGCGCAGGACGTGATGCCGGAGGATATGGAGCGGATCGAGATTGTCCGGGGGCCGGGGGCGGCACTCTGGGGCGCCAACGCCGTCAACGGCGTCATCAGTATTCTCACCAAGAGCGCGGAAAAAACGCAGGGGGGGCTGATATCCGGCGGGTTCGGTTCCGAAGGCGGCGGGTTCGGCGCGACACGGTACGGGGGCAGGCTGGCCGAAACGGTCTGGTATCGCCTGTATGCCAAATATCTGAACAGGGACAGTACTCTGTCTGCCGACGGAGAGTGGAAAAACGACAGCTGGAATGTCCTCCGGGGCGGTGGGCGAATGGACTGGCAGGTTTCGGATCGGGACCATCTGACCCTTCAGGGGGATATCTATGACGGCGAAAACGGAAATATGCAGCCCGTCGCATCGCTCTCCCCCCCTTATGATTCCCACTCCTTTCACGAAACAAAGTACTCTGGGGCCAACCTCCTGACCCGGTGGACCCGCACTTTTTCCGGCACTTCGGAGATGGCATTGCAGCTCTACTATGATCGGACCAAAAGGACTTCGACTGTGGTGAATGATCGCTATGAAACCCTGGATCTCGATTTTCAGCACCGGTTTGACCTGGGGGACCGGCAGGAGATTATCTGGGGCGGGGGCTATCGGCTGATCTGGGATGATCTTCAGAACACTTCGGGTAATAACACGTTTGACCCTGAAAGCCGGACCACGCAGCTATTCAACGGCTTTGTGCAGGATGAGATCACACTGGTGGAAAATTGTTTTTCAATCATCCTGGGGGCCAAGGCGGAGCACAATGATTACAGCGGTTTTGAATTTCAGCCGGGCTTCCGCTGGCACTGGAAACCCGCAACCGGCCATGCCCTCTGGGGGGCGGTTTCCCGCGCCGTGCGGACGCCCTCCCGTGCTGAAAATGATGCCCTGTTTTACCAGACCGTTTCGCCCCCCTTTTCATCATTGAATCCCGGACCGGTGCCGGTCGTGGTATCGTTTCAGGGGAGCGATGCGTTTGAATCCGAGGAACTGATTGCCTATGAGATGGGATACCGGTTTCAGGCCGCAAAATCGTTCTCCGCAGATATCGCCGTCTTCTACAATGACTATGGAAATCTCCGAACCGTGGAGCCTGATGGCATTGATTTTTCCAATTACCCCCGACATGTTGTCGCCAACTATACAGGCGCAAATAAGATGAGCGGGGAAAGTTACGGCGTCGAGGTGGCGCTTGATGTCAGGGTGACGGACCGGTGGCGGTTGCGCGGGGCATATTCATTCCTCCGGGTCATGCTCCATCCGGATGCGGACAGCGGGGATTTCATATCCGAGGTGACAGAGGGGTTTGACCCGAGACATCAGTTTTCCCTGCGTTCCTCTCTGGATCTCCCATGGGGGCTGGAGTGGGACATCGGGGGGCGGTACGTGGACAATCTCACGGGCTATGACGTGCAGAGCTATGTTGCCGTGGATACCCGGCTGAGCTGGTCTCCCCGTCCGGGGGTGGAATTCTCCGTTGTCGGACAGAATCTGAATGATCCCGTCCATTTTGAACTGGCGCCGAGCCTATACAACGTTGTTGCCACGGAAGCCGTGCGCAGCGTGTATGCCAAACTCACATGGGCGTTCTGA
- a CDS encoding response regulator transcription factor → MLDILIVDNDRVYIDFISQMLLKWGHRVESVETGRAARSLAWAENRFFGLVFLDIGLPDIPGYTLITEFKTKWDQTSIIAMTARSSIELERKVRGYGIAYYMAKPFSVDELTALVSHISRRQRGKHLPEQSLSGCMIEKGPVVSE, encoded by the coding sequence ATGTTGGACATTTTAATTGTTGATAATGACCGGGTTTACATCGATTTCATATCTCAGATGCTCCTGAAATGGGGGCACCGGGTTGAGTCTGTTGAAACAGGCCGTGCAGCCCGATCCCTTGCATGGGCGGAAAACCGATTTTTCGGGCTGGTGTTTCTGGATATCGGCCTGCCGGATATTCCGGGATATACACTGATCACCGAATTTAAGACAAAATGGGATCAGACCAGCATCATTGCCATGACCGCCCGCAGCTCCATTGAACTGGAGCGGAAAGTCAGGGGGTACGGCATTGCGTACTATATGGCAAAGCCGTTTTCCGTTGATGAACTGACGGCGCTGGTCTCACATATCAGCAGGAGGCAGCGCGGAAAACATCTGCCGGAACAGTCACTTTCCGGCTGTATGATTGAAAAAGGCCCTGTGGTTTCCGAGTGA